CTCGGTGAGGAGTCGGGCTGCTTCCCTCCCGGCGACGGAGCGGTCGAAAACCCTTTTCATCTCCTCCGATAGCAGGGAGAACAAGGAGCAGCAGATGTCTCTAttctcccacaccgccgtccCCCAGAGGACAGCCTTGCCCGTCAGAAGTGAGAGGGTGAATGCAACCTTGGTCTCTTCGAGATAGAAGGAACAGGGCTGTTGAGCGAAATGTAAAGAGCAGTGAGATAGGAAAGTACGGCAATAATTGGGCTCACCGGAGTACTTTTCAGGAATGGGTAACCAGGGTTCCGGTAGAAAACTACGCCCTGGAGGTGAAGATGGTGCGGGCGGGGTGGGTTGCGCAGTGGGTGGCGTGGGATGTAGAGATCGCTGAGAGAGCTCGGACACTTTCGCCACCATTGCATGGACTGCCTTCCGCATGTCTTCGATAGCTTTGTCTTGATGATCCATACGAGCCAACGATCGCTGAAGAAACTCCTAGAGCGTCGCGGTGCTGCTTCCATGTTGGCCAGATGATTCTGTAATGATACGAAATGCGCGGAAGCAAATGCAGGTGAAAATAgtaacaatgtttatttataataaacaaagagagagaaagagagtcaaTGCAGGGTCCAAAGTGTCCAGTGATGGTGGTAATGGTGGCGAGGACTACGGTGGTGAGTTGGTGTTGATGTCTTTTGAGTGCGGTgttggtggagtggtgagcagtggtgaaGGTCCGAACTGTACCCAGGAACATCCACACGGAGACGACGACAACAATAGACAATCCAACTGAAAACATGTAATCCAGACAGAACGCCACAGAGTACCACACGACACGAGAGCTGACACAAGGAAATCATCTGGCAGAGGAACAGAGAGTGAGTGAGTATATATGGAGTGGCagtaatgatgaacagctggagcaagacaatcaacacacaggtgagcGGCATCAGGCTGATTAGCACATGGCAGAGCGGTGAgtgaacaaacacacacacacacacacatgacacggaggaaacaaTGGATTTTCCTACCGTGACACTTCTAGCCACAAAAACTAGCCACATCACAAAACACTATTTACATACTGTTTATAACAAAGGGCGTTTATCTATTGCTGGGATGCTTTAAAAAATTGGGGGCAAAATTAAGAGTATTCCCACTTCTCCAGGCACCACTACATCACTGCCCATAATCCCTTTCTCTGCTCGGACTGTTGCCACACCTGCTTCCTGTTATCGTGCATGATTAAACAGTTGTCATTTCCTCTCAAGACTTTTATTAAACATCATTTTGGGTTTAAATGTCACACATCACAAAACATACAGACTACTAATGTCAGGACGTTAAAAGACAAGTTAAAAACATTTGCCATATACATCTCAGATTGCTCAATGTTTTGGTTGATCGCTACTGTTTATTATAATtgatttaatatgtaaaatgtTACCATTGAGATCATTACAGGTCCAGAGTTTTTAcaacacacatttttttgtgtatgttttcaataacatcaaatattaaataatacagAAAACAACTGAAATCAACACTACCAGCTTCACAACATTTATTCAGGCACTGGTTATTATTTATCTACAGAAACTGTATTCATTCAAATGCCAGAGTATGTGAATGATTGAATCCACAGATATAAGTGAATATGAGAGTCTTAAAGGCCTTCTGAAAACGAGGATAGAACAATCCATAGATCAAAGGATTACAAGTTGAGTTAAAATATGCAAACCAAACTAAAGCCTCATAAACATCAGCTGGGGTCGCAAAATTAAGGAAAGAATCAACAGCAATCGCAATAGCATAAGGCAGCCAACAGATAAAGAAAACGCCCATAACAAGAGCCAGAGTTTTAGCtgcttttctttctctgtgtgCAGAGCTTTGACTGTTAACACCTGTGGTGGTCACAGACACTTTCACTGACAAAACCTTTGCATGTTTTCTCACAACATTAAATATGATGATATACAGAGAGCTCATTATAGTTCCTGGAATAATAAATGCTAAAATGACACAAGTTAGTCCCCATgctttgttaaaaaacagaacACAGCCTCCATAACAAGACATCTGTAATATAAAAGCTTCAAGACCAACAGCATTCACCCCTgaaaaaacaacagaaaaactGTACACAAATGAAAAGATCCATGTAAAGGTGATAAATACAGTCACAGTGTTGTTTGTGACCCTCATTCTGTACTTCAGAGGGTCACAGATGGCCCAGTATCTATCAATAGATATTAAACTAAGATGTATTAAAGATGAGATACTGAAGGTTGTGTCCAAGCTAGAATGAACTTTACAAATAACATCTCCCAAAAACCAGCAGCCCTCGACAGCTCGCACCATACTGTAGGGCATTACCAGTGAACCCAGCAGACAGTCACACACAGCCAATGACTGAACGAGCAGATGAGTTGGAGACTGAAGCTGtttgaagtgagagatggagatgatgaTCAACAGATTCCCAAAAATTGTCGTGAGGATCATGAGTAACATGAAAGCGTACATTGTCAATTTAACAACAGTGAGACGATGAGATCTAGGACAAGAGTCTGGATGTAAAGGATAACACAGGAGAATATTCTCAGTTTCATTGAAAGACATCACGTTTGCCTGAACATCTGACAGGACTTCCTTTGTAATTGTTAACAGGTTGACAATTATTATCCAAAGTTTAAACAGAATCATTTTAGAAATTACAACATGGTTAAGGCAAATATCTAAagaaacataaacacacatacagtacatgccCATTCAATCCAACTCCCCAAATAAACTTGAAATAGCTCAGATGTGTTCATTTATACACATCAGGTCAGGTCTCAACCCCTCCCCAGCTGTATACGTAACTGATACACAAACAGTGTGACTCATGAGAGTAGATTAATTTGATGTTATCTGATATTATCTGTGACTTCATCTGATAGCGATAACAGACAATATTTTGCATCCTTCAAAATGGGGTTTGTGTAAGTCTTATATTATCCTGGCTCCCCCTTGCTATGTGTTaataagattaatgttaataatgtacgttaatatattaatgtttttaatagaaacaaaagatttaaGGGAATGTCTCTTATTTAATACTAAAATCTAAGTTTAGGTGTTTATCAT
The nucleotide sequence above comes from Paramisgurnus dabryanus chromosome 12, PD_genome_1.1, whole genome shotgun sequence. Encoded proteins:
- the LOC135737897 gene encoding trace amine-associated receptor 4-like; this translates as MSFNETENILLCYPLHPDSCPRSHRLTVVKLTMYAFMLLMILTTIFGNLLIIISISHFKQLQSPTHLLVQSLAVCDCLLGSLVMPYSMVRAVEGCWFLGDVICKVHSSLDTTFSISSLIHLSLISIDRYWAICDPLKYRMRVTNNTVTVFITFTWIFSFVYSFSVVFSGVNAVGLEAFILQMSCYGGCVLFFNKAWGLTCVILAFIIPGTIMSSLYIIIFNVVRKHAKVLSVKVSVTTTGVNSQSSAHRERKAAKTLALVMGVFFICWLPYAIAIAVDSFLNFATPADVYEALVWFAYFNSTCNPLIYGLFYPRFQKAFKTLIFTYICGFNHSHTLAFE